The genomic stretch CACCAGCCTCGGACTGTCGCCGTACGCGCATGGCCTCGCCCGCCGCGTCCGCGAGCGTCGTGACTCGGTTCGCCGCAGCGAGATCCAACATCATCCGCCCCTGCTCGCGCGCACTCGTCACCTCTTGAAACGCACCCGCGACCTCCACCGGCGGGTGGATGTCCTTCAACCCGAGGAAGCGCACGCGCGCGCCCAGCCCCAAATCGTCCGCCGCCCGCTGCAGCCCGTCCGCGATTTCACGGCTCACCGCACCGCGGTCCGTCGTCATGATGTCGAAGCCGTCCCGCGAGGCCGTCGCCAAGAGCAGCTCGCGCTGCGCGAGGCTCGCCAGCATCCGCCCCGGGTCCGCGCTCGCGCGCTCCGCCGCCACGACGTCGGGTAGATCGTAGTGCACCGGCACGTTGAAGGTGAGCACCTCCTCGCCGTCGCCCACGAGCAGGTTGCTCTCGCCGCTGAAGTGCACCTCCGTCCACAACACCGCGCCGCCGAGATCGCGTTCGAAGCCGAGCGCGAACTCCTGTATCCGCGCATGCGGTACGATGCGCACGCCGCCGATCGGCCACGGTGGAATCCAGTGCAATCCCGGTTGCAACGGCTCGCTTCCGAAGCGCCCCCAAACCACCCGCACGCCCTGCGCATCCACCGGCACGATCGCGACGGTCGTCGACGACCAACACCCGAGCACGAGGAGCAGCGCCAACGGCTCCAACGCGCGACGCGCGAACCGCGCCAGCCAAGAGCCGCGCAACTCGAGCCCCGACGCCTCCCGCACGAGATCCGCCAGCCTCGCCGCAGGCGAACCGCCTCCGAGCAGGAGCACCGCGGTGGCGCTGCCGACCGGGCACGCCGACACGGCACGTCGCGAAGCCGGCTGGAACACCCGCAACACCCACGCCGCGGCCCACTCCACGACGAGGAAACCCGTCACCACGGCCGCGCTCCGAGCCACGAATCGCGACGGATCGTGATCGGGAAGAAACGGTCGCACGAGCACGCTCGCCGCCTGCAACACGAGCAGCAGAGCGACCAGCCGCAACCCGGCGCGAACATGGTCTCGATCCCTCCCCCCGGCACGGGAGACGGAGACGTATTGAAGAACCGCATACACCGCCAGCCCCGCGACCGCGGTCGTGACCACGGAACGCATCGCACCCGTCGGATCGAGCGCCGGCACGCGTCCCCACCAGCGCCACGCCCACCACGTGAGCGCGACCGCCGCGACGCTCTGCACCGCGATCCACGCAGCCCTGCGCCGCCCGCTCGAGGCGCTCGCGAGGGTCGTCACGCACCACCACGCCGCGACCAAGCCGGTGGTCGCCGCCGCGCCCGACCATCCAGCCCGAGCCGTCCAGATCTGCAGCACAGCCACCGCGCCGAACGCGGTGGCGGTCACGAACACCTGCGCACGGCTGGGAGACGGCGGCGACATGCGGCGACGATTCGCCCGCTCAGATGCCTTCGGTGTGGTACCAGTACGGTGTGCGGTCCTTGATCCAGAGGCTCTTCGGGATCATGCCGTGCATGCCGAGATTGCCGTTCACGATCACGGTGTTGCGATAACTCACCGCCACCGAGGCGAGCGAGTAGGCCTCGAACTTCGTCAGCCCCTTGTTCGCCACGAGCCAGTCGATCGTTTCCTGCATCGCCATCTTCATCGCGAGATCGAGGTCTTCGTTCATCCCCATCACGATGTAGTGCGTCGGCGTCTCGAACCACGGGGTCTTCAACTTCATGTTCTTGTGCACGATGAACTGCTGCACCGTCGTCATGCAGGTCTCGATCGCCGGTCCGGTGATCTCGCCGTCGCCCTGCGCCGCATGCGCGTCACCGGTGAAATAGAACGCGCCCTTCACGTGCACCGGCACGAACATGCGCGAGCCCGCGGTCATGTCGCGCAGATCGATGTTGCCGCCGAAGTTGCCGGGGGCACGCGAACCGATGCGCAGCGTTTGCTCGCGCGCCGGAGCCACGCCCATGATGCCCATGAAGGGCGCGAGCGGCACCTTGATGTCGTCGTTGAAGTTCGCCCAACCGTTCTCGTAGTCGTAGGTGTAGATCTTCGTCTCCCGCTCGGTCAGCAACTCGGGCAGACCACCGCTGCCGGGGCCGGCACCGTTGTTCCCGTACGGCACCCGAAACTGATTGTCCCACACCCGCACCTCGAGCACGTCGCCCGGCTCCGCGCCCTCGATGTAGATCGGCCCGGTGAGCATGTGCCCGCCGGTGCGCGGCGGCAGACCCGACGGCGGGACTTGCAGACGCGCCGCCACCATCTCCTTCACCACCGGATGATCGAGCGGGATTCCGAGCCCCTTCAGGAACTCCTGGTAGTTGTCGTCGCGCATGCCACCCATGCTGATCGTGTCGATCTTCACGATGTCGCCCGACTTGACCCTGTAGACGGGCGGGACGTCCGACCCGAGCCAACCCCAAGCGAGATTCTCGGGCGTGGATCGGACGTGATGATCGATGCGGGGCGGCTTGGGCGCCGCGGCGTGGAGCGAGGCCGTGCCGAGCATGAGCGCGACGCAGCCGAGGATACGGAGGGAGGGCGAGGTGTTCATCGTGCGGGAGTGCCTGCGTAGACCCGCACCCGCGCGATTTCCCGACGGCGGCGTGTATCCGAAAAGACACGACGGCCGACTTCGCGAAACGCGGCGGACGAAGGAAGACGCCCCCCGGGGCGGGGCACCGGCACGACACCGGCCCTCGCCCGGGGGAAGTTCATGTTGGAGGATGTGTATGTGGCACCTACCTCCAGCACGGGGCGTGCCCGCCGAGCCGCCCCTCTGCTTCGGATCAACCGAAGTCGTACACCACCAACCGCCGCACGTACGGCTTCACGCACT from Opitutales bacterium ASA1 encodes the following:
- a CDS encoding acetamidase/formamidase family protein translates to MNTSPSLRILGCVALMLGTASLHAAAPKPPRIDHHVRSTPENLAWGWLGSDVPPVYRVKSGDIVKIDTISMGGMRDDNYQEFLKGLGIPLDHPVVKEMVAARLQVPPSGLPPRTGGHMLTGPIYIEGAEPGDVLEVRVWDNQFRVPYGNNGAGPGSGGLPELLTERETKIYTYDYENGWANFNDDIKVPLAPFMGIMGVAPAREQTLRIGSRAPGNFGGNIDLRDMTAGSRMFVPVHVKGAFYFTGDAHAAQGDGEITGPAIETCMTTVQQFIVHKNMKLKTPWFETPTHYIVMGMNEDLDLAMKMAMQETIDWLVANKGLTKFEAYSLASVAVSYRNTVIVNGNLGMHGMIPKSLWIKDRTPYWYHTEGI